The Candidatus Fukatsuia endosymbiont of Tuberolachnus salignus nucleotide sequence ATTCGACGCGGTACCCGTGTCTTACTAAACAACGCGACAGCAACGGTTAATCCGGGTCGAAAGGTCGGTCTAATCGGCAAAAATGGTTGTGGTAAATCAACACTACTGGCGCTACTGAAAAATGAAATCAGTGCTGATGGCGGTAACGTCACTTTTCCCAATAACTGGGCTTTAACCTGGGTCGATCAAGAGACTCCTGCTTTGGATGTACCGGCAGTAGAATACGTTATCGACGGCGACCGTGAATTTCGTCAATTGCAAGCCCAACTGCAAACAGCCAACGAAAAAAACGATGGTCTTGCCATTGCCAACCTACACGGAAAATTAGACACCATGCAGGCCTGGACTATTCAAGCACGCGCCGCCAGCCTACTCAATGGCTTGGGATTTTCACAACAGCAGCTGCAACAAGAGGTACACACCTTTTCCGGAGGCTGGCGAATGCGCCTTAATCTGGCTCAGGCACTGATTTGCCGTTCAGATCTGTTATTGCTAGATGAGCCGACCAACCACCTTGATTTAGACGCTGTTATCTGGCTGGAGAAGTGGCTAAAAAATTACCCCGGCACCTTGATTCTTATTTCCCATGACCGTGATTTTCTTGATCCTATTATCGATGAAATTTTACACATTGAACAGCAGACACTATACGAATACAGAGGAAATTATTCATCATTTGAACGGCAACGCGCGGCCAAACTTTCGCAACAACAGTCAATCTATCAGCATCAACAAGAAAAAAGGGCACATTTACAAAATTATATTGACCGTTTCCGTGCCAAAGCCAGTAAAGCCAAACAAGCGCAAAGTCGTATCAAGATGTTGAAACGTATGGAATTAATCGCGCCAGCACATGTCGATAACCCGTTTCATTTTAATTTTTTCACGCCAGAAAACCTACCCAATCCGTTACTACAGATGGAGAAAGTCAGTGCCGGTTATGGTGAGCGGATTATTTTGCAATCGATCAAGTTGAATTTAGTCCCTGGTTCACGTATCGGTTTGTTGGGACGTAACGGCGCAGGGAAATCAACCTTCATTAAGCTGCTGGCAGGTAGCCTAACACCACAAAGCGGTGAAATCAGCTTATCCAGAGGAATTAAGCTCGGTTACTTTGCACAACATCAACTGGAATATTTACGGGCTGATGAATCACCATTGCAGCATATTAATCGCTTGGCTCCCCATGAGACAGAGCAGCGTTTGCGTGACTATCTTGCTGGTTTTGGTTTTCAGAGAGGGCAGGTGATTGATCCGGTAGCCAGTTTCTCCGGTGGCGAAAAAGCACGCCTAGTACTGGCGTTGATTGTCTGGCAGCGTCCCAATTTATTGCTACTCGATGAACCCACCAATCATTTAGATCTCGATATGCGGCAAGCACTCACCGAAGCATTGATTGATTTTGAGGGCGCACTGGTAGTGGTTTCGCACGACCGTCATTTATTACGTTCAACTACTGATGAGTTGTATCTGGTACATGATGGCAAGGTGGCACCCTTTGCCGGTGATTTGGATGATTACCAACAATGGTTAGGCGATTTACAACGTCAGCAAACGCAGCAACATAATCCCATTAAAGGCCAAAAACGGCGCGATGCAGAGTTCCTTAGTCAAAGTCAACCCTTGCGTAAACAAGTGACGACACTGGAACAACAGCTAGAGAAATTAAATACGGAATTGACGACCATTACGGAAAAACTCGCTGATGTCACGTTATACGACATGGCTCGCAAAACCGATCTGACGCTATGCCTGCAACAACAAACCCAGGCTAAAATCAAACTGGAAAAGGTTGAAATAGATTGGCTGGATGCACAGGAAAAACTAGAGCTAATGACTCAGAAATTTGCAGCGGAACAAAAAAAAGTATGAAGCCAATCGAGGTTAGCGTTATTGTACCGGTGTTCAATTGTGCTGCTTATCTTACTGATTTAATGGATTCATTATGCAGTCAATCCGGTGTGTCATGGGAGATGATTGCGGTCAATGATGGTTCGACAGATGACAGCCTGGTAATATTGCAGGAGATAGCCGCTACCGATACCAGACTAGTCATTATTAATCAATCGAATCAAGGGGTTGCTGCTGCACGTAACAGCGCTCTAGCACAAGCGCGTGGTCATTGGGTTGCTTTCGTCGATGCAGATGATTGGTTAGCTCCCGATACGTTACAAACCTGGGTGCAACAGGCGAACAGATTAAATGTCGATTTACTCATCGGCAACGGATTTCGCTTCAGGATTGATCCTCATGCGCAGCACGCAAAACAAGCGCCCCTTCACACAACAAAAGGTTGCACAAAAGATTTACTGTATCATCATCCACCAGGACAGGTAATAAGTGGTCGACAATGGATTATTCATAGTGTTAAACAAGATGAATGGCTGCATTATGTATGGCTACAATTTGTTCGCCGGGATCTCATCGTGAATAACCAACTGGCGTTTATCCACGACATGGTACATGAAGATATTTTATGGACCACCGATCTGGCGCTAGTCGCGCAGC carries:
- a CDS encoding ABC transporter ATP-binding protein; its protein translation is MIVFSSLQIRRGTRVLLNNATATVNPGRKVGLIGKNGCGKSTLLALLKNEISADGGNVTFPNNWALTWVDQETPALDVPAVEYVIDGDREFRQLQAQLQTANEKNDGLAIANLHGKLDTMQAWTIQARAASLLNGLGFSQQQLQQEVHTFSGGWRMRLNLAQALICRSDLLLLDEPTNHLDLDAVIWLEKWLKNYPGTLILISHDRDFLDPIIDEILHIEQQTLYEYRGNYSSFERQRAAKLSQQQSIYQHQQEKRAHLQNYIDRFRAKASKAKQAQSRIKMLKRMELIAPAHVDNPFHFNFFTPENLPNPLLQMEKVSAGYGERIILQSIKLNLVPGSRIGLLGRNGAGKSTFIKLLAGSLTPQSGEISLSRGIKLGYFAQHQLEYLRADESPLQHINRLAPHETEQRLRDYLAGFGFQRGQVIDPVASFSGGEKARLVLALIVWQRPNLLLLDEPTNHLDLDMRQALTEALIDFEGALVVVSHDRHLLRSTTDELYLVHDGKVAPFAGDLDDYQQWLGDLQRQQTQQHNPIKGQKRRDAEFLSQSQPLRKQVTTLEQQLEKLNTELTTITEKLADVTLYDMARKTDLTLCLQQQTQAKIKLEKVEIDWLDAQEKLELMTQKFAAEQKKV
- a CDS encoding glycosyltransferase; translated protein: MKPIEVSVIVPVFNCAAYLTDLMDSLCSQSGVSWEMIAVNDGSTDDSLVILQEIAATDTRLVIINQSNQGVAAARNSALAQARGHWVAFVDADDWLAPDTLQTWVQQANRLNVDLLIGNGFRFRIDPHAQHAKQAPLHTTKGCTKDLLYHHPPGQVISGRQWIIHSVKQDEWLHYVWLQFVRRDLIVNNQLAFIHDMVHEDILWTTDLALVAQRIGFCATPFYGYRINPLSITHSHSAQSLYNRANSYVDIIKGFLDRATTTGDDPLLRKALLRHANRESGHFLGLMRKKIASSPEHTELARRFIRLGLRSALFLGATNISDFWRALRCSLTISYYAVANIRATQ